The following coding sequences are from one Thermostaphylospora chromogena window:
- a CDS encoding 2-dehydropantoate 2-reductase: MKVAVLGAGAIGAYVGAALHRAGVEVHLIARGPHLQAMRDHGVRVLSPRGDFSAHPHATDDPAQVGPVDYVFLGLKANAYATAGPLIEPLLHDTTAIIAAQNGIPWWYFHGLPGPYENYRIESVDPGGAVSAALPVSRAIGCVVYAATEIEAPGVIRHLEGTRFSIGEPDGTISRRCLAFSEAMAAGGLKCPVEADLRHDIWVKLMGNIAFNPISALARATMIGICRHDAARRLVIKMMRETCEVAERVGCKPRVSIERRLAGAERAGEHKTSTLQDLERGRPLELDVILSAVVELADLTGAEVPTLRAIHAVADLLNQQLSTEGASRPPARTAAGAA; encoded by the coding sequence GTGAAAGTCGCTGTTCTCGGCGCCGGCGCCATCGGCGCGTACGTCGGTGCGGCCCTGCACAGGGCCGGTGTCGAAGTCCACCTGATCGCCCGCGGTCCCCACCTGCAAGCGATGCGCGACCACGGGGTGCGCGTACTCAGCCCGCGAGGCGACTTCTCCGCCCACCCGCACGCGACCGACGATCCCGCGCAGGTAGGCCCGGTGGACTACGTCTTCCTCGGCTTGAAGGCCAACGCCTACGCGACGGCCGGCCCGCTGATCGAACCGCTCCTGCACGACACCACGGCCATCATCGCCGCACAGAACGGCATCCCGTGGTGGTACTTCCACGGGCTGCCGGGGCCGTACGAGAACTACCGGATCGAGAGCGTCGACCCCGGCGGCGCGGTGAGCGCGGCGCTGCCGGTCTCGCGGGCCATCGGCTGCGTCGTCTACGCGGCCACCGAGATCGAGGCGCCCGGCGTGATCCGCCACCTGGAGGGCACGCGCTTCTCCATCGGCGAGCCCGACGGCACGATCTCCCGCCGCTGCCTGGCCTTCAGCGAGGCGATGGCCGCCGGGGGCCTGAAGTGCCCGGTCGAGGCCGACCTGCGGCACGACATCTGGGTCAAGCTGATGGGCAACATCGCCTTCAACCCGATCAGCGCGCTGGCCAGGGCCACCATGATCGGCATCTGCCGCCACGACGCCGCGCGCCGCCTGGTGATCAAGATGATGCGCGAGACGTGCGAGGTGGCCGAGCGGGTCGGCTGCAAGCCCCGGGTCTCGATCGAGCGCAGGCTGGCCGGGGCCGAACGCGCCGGCGAGCACAAGACCTCCACGCTTCAGGACTTGGAGAGGGGCAGACCGCTCGAACTCGACGTGATCCTGTCGGCGGTGGTCGAGCTGGCCGATCTCACCGGCGCCGAAGTGCCCACGCTGCGCGCCATCCACGCCGTCGCCGACCTGCTGAAC
- a CDS encoding molybdopterin molybdotransferase MoeA — protein MPVARVSAGQAGVRGAVTPWGEARRAAADAARRLPDETVPLADAAGRLLASPLRALIPVPAFDTAAMDGYAVAGDPPWRVIGSVLAGGERMAGPLPPGTAVEIATGAEVPAGADAVLPVEGALRSGDVVRGVVRIGRHIRRRGEDCPRGRIVAAAGAAVTPALLGLAASLGHDTLTVRPRPRVAVLVTGEEVVAGGLPGPGRVRDAIGPMLPGVVSWAGGRVTGVERVGDDPRVLARALTGAASGADVVAVCGASSRGPADHLRGVLDAVGAELLVAGVACRPGHPQMLALPPGGPPVVGLPGNPFAALAAALTLLVPLVAGQAGRTVPGGSRSSIAGEVRAHPADTRLVPVRRSSRGAVPVGHDRPGSLLGAATADALAVVPPGWHGGPVELLELPA, from the coding sequence ATGCCGGTTGCTCGGGTTTCCGCAGGTCAAGCGGGTGTTCGCGGGGCGGTCACGCCGTGGGGCGAGGCCCGGCGGGCGGCGGCGGACGCGGCCCGGCGACTGCCCGACGAGACGGTGCCGCTGGCCGATGCGGCAGGCCGCCTCCTCGCCTCCCCCCTGCGGGCGCTGATCCCCGTTCCCGCCTTCGACACCGCCGCGATGGACGGCTACGCCGTGGCCGGAGACCCGCCGTGGCGGGTGATCGGCTCGGTGCTCGCCGGCGGGGAACGCATGGCCGGCCCGCTGCCGCCCGGCACGGCCGTCGAGATCGCGACCGGCGCCGAGGTCCCCGCCGGAGCCGACGCGGTGCTGCCCGTCGAAGGCGCGCTGCGCTCCGGCGACGTCGTGCGGGGTGTCGTCCGGATCGGCAGGCACATCCGCAGGCGGGGCGAGGACTGCCCGCGCGGGCGGATCGTAGCCGCGGCGGGGGCCGCGGTCACCCCGGCCCTGCTCGGGCTGGCGGCGAGCCTGGGGCATGACACGCTCACCGTCCGGCCCCGGCCGAGGGTGGCCGTGCTCGTCACCGGCGAGGAGGTGGTGGCGGGCGGGCTGCCCGGCCCCGGCCGGGTGCGGGACGCGATCGGCCCGATGCTTCCCGGCGTGGTGTCATGGGCGGGCGGGCGCGTGACCGGGGTGGAGCGGGTGGGAGACGACCCGCGCGTCCTGGCCCGCGCCCTCACGGGCGCCGCGTCCGGAGCCGACGTCGTGGCGGTCTGCGGAGCCTCCTCCCGCGGCCCCGCGGACCATCTGCGCGGAGTGCTGGACGCGGTGGGGGCGGAGCTGCTCGTCGCGGGCGTCGCCTGCCGTCCCGGCCACCCGCAGATGCTGGCCCTTCCGCCCGGCGGCCCTCCGGTCGTCGGCCTCCCCGGCAACCCCTTCGCCGCGCTGGCCGCGGCGCTCACCCTGCTGGTGCCGCTGGTGGCCGGGCAGGCCGGCCGTACGGTTCCGGGCGGCTCGCGGTCATCGATCGCGGGCGAGGTCAGGGCCCACCCGGCCGACACCCGCCTGGTGCCGGTGCGCAGGTCGAGCCGGGGCGCGGTGCCGGTCGGCCACGACCGGCCGGGGTCGCTCCTGGGCGCCGCGACGGCAGACGCGCTGGCCGTCGTCCCGCCGGGCTGGCACGGCGGACCGGTCGAGTTGCTCGAATTGCCCGCGTGA
- a CDS encoding thiamine pyrophosphate-binding protein: MTKTAPESTPSLTVREPESISGGHLVAKALKAEGIDVIFTLCGGHIIDIYDGCVDEGIEVIDVRHEQVAAHAADGYARVTGRPGCAVVTAGPGTTDAVTGVANAFRAESPMLLIGGQGALTQHKMGSLQDLPHVDMMTPITKFAATVPTTERVADMVSMAFRECYHGAPGPSFLEIPRDVLDAKVPLDRARIPAAGRYRASTRQAGDPEAVERLADMLVHARKPCILLGGQVWTCRATDAAIELVRTLNIPAYMNGAGRGTLPPGDPHHFQLSRRYAFTNADLIVIVGTPFDFRMGYGRRLSPTATVVQIDLDYRTVGKNRDIDLGIVGDARQILSAVTQAASGRVSNGASGRKEWLEELRAVENEAYAKRLPRLHSDAEPIDPYRLVHEINEFLTEDSIYIGDGGDIVTFSGQVVQPKSPGHWMDPGPLGTLGVGIPFVLAAKHARPDKEVVALFGDGAFSLTGWDFETLVRFDLPFIGIVGNNSSMNQIRYGQIQKYGEARGRVGNTLGDVRYSEFAKMLGGYGEEVRNPADIRPALERARESGKPSLINVWVDPDVYAPGTMNQTMYK; encoded by the coding sequence ATGACCAAGACAGCGCCCGAGAGCACACCCTCGCTCACGGTCCGCGAACCCGAATCGATCTCCGGTGGCCATCTGGTGGCGAAAGCACTGAAGGCCGAGGGCATAGATGTGATCTTCACCCTGTGCGGGGGCCACATCATCGACATCTACGACGGCTGCGTCGACGAGGGCATCGAGGTCATCGACGTCCGCCACGAACAGGTGGCGGCGCACGCCGCCGACGGCTACGCCCGCGTCACCGGGCGGCCGGGCTGCGCCGTGGTGACCGCCGGTCCCGGCACCACCGACGCGGTGACCGGCGTGGCCAACGCGTTCCGGGCCGAGAGCCCGATGCTGCTGATCGGCGGCCAGGGCGCGCTGACCCAGCACAAGATGGGCTCCCTGCAGGACCTGCCGCACGTCGACATGATGACGCCGATCACCAAGTTCGCCGCCACCGTGCCCACCACCGAGCGGGTGGCCGACATGGTGTCGATGGCCTTCCGCGAGTGCTACCACGGCGCCCCGGGCCCGTCGTTCCTGGAGATCCCGCGCGACGTGCTCGACGCGAAGGTCCCCCTCGACCGGGCGAGGATCCCCGCGGCCGGCCGCTACCGCGCCTCCACCCGGCAGGCGGGAGACCCCGAGGCCGTCGAGCGCCTGGCCGACATGCTCGTCCACGCCCGCAAGCCGTGCATCCTCCTCGGCGGCCAGGTGTGGACGTGCCGGGCCACCGACGCGGCGATCGAACTGGTCCGCACCCTGAACATCCCCGCCTACATGAACGGCGCGGGCCGCGGCACCCTCCCGCCCGGCGACCCCCACCACTTCCAGCTCTCCCGCCGTTACGCCTTCACCAACGCCGACCTCATCGTGATCGTCGGCACCCCCTTCGACTTCCGCATGGGGTACGGACGGCGACTGTCGCCCACCGCCACGGTCGTGCAGATCGACCTCGACTACCGCACGGTCGGCAAGAACCGGGACATCGATCTCGGCATCGTCGGCGACGCCCGGCAGATCCTCTCCGCGGTCACGCAGGCCGCGAGCGGACGGGTGTCCAACGGGGCCTCCGGCCGCAAGGAATGGCTGGAGGAGCTGCGCGCGGTGGAGAACGAGGCGTACGCCAAGCGCCTGCCCCGCCTGCACTCCGACGCCGAGCCGATCGACCCCTACCGCCTGGTCCACGAGATCAACGAGTTCCTCACCGAGGACTCGATCTACATCGGTGACGGCGGCGACATCGTCACCTTCTCCGGCCAGGTGGTCCAGCCCAAGTCGCCCGGCCACTGGATGGATCCCGGCCCGCTGGGCACCCTCGGGGTCGGCATCCCGTTCGTGCTCGCGGCGAAGCACGCCCGGCCCGACAAGGAGGTCGTCGCGCTCTTCGGCGACGGCGCGTTCAGCCTCACCGGGTGGGACTTCGAGACCCTCGTCCGCTTCGACCTGCCGTTCATCGGGATCGTCGGCAACAACTCCTCGATGAACCAGATCCGCTACGGCCAGATCCAGAAGTACGGCGAGGCCCGTGGCCGGGTCGGCAACACGCTCGGCGACGTCCGCTACAGCGAGTTCGCCAAGATGCTCGGCGGCTACGGCGAGGAGGTGCGCAACCCGGCCGACATCCGCCCGGCCCTGGAACGCGCCCGGGAGTCCGGCAAGCCTTCGCTGATCAACGTGTGGGTGGATCCCGACGTCTACGCGCCCGGGACCATGAACCAGACCATGTACAAGTGA
- the frc gene encoding formyl-CoA transferase: MTRALEGVRVLDMTHVQSGPSATQLLAWLGADVVKLEAPSGDITRRQLRDIPDVDSLYFTMLNCNKRSITLNMKTPEGKEIFTELVRRSDVMVENFGPGAVDRMGFTWERLRELNPRLIYASIKGFGPGKYASYKAYEVIAQAMGGSMSTTGFEDGPPLATGAQIGDSGTGVHAVAGILAALYQRERTGRGQRVQVAMQHAVLNLCRVKLRDQQRLAHGPLAEYPNKSFGDSVPRSGNASGGGQPGWAVRCAPGGPNDYIYVIVQPQGWAPLARIIGRPELADDPEWATPEARLPKLDKMFQLIEEWSSTLGKWEALERLNAENIPCGPVLSTKELIEDESLRENGMIVTVDHPERGPFTTVGSPLQLSDSPVEITRSPLLGEHNEQIYSEELGISPERLAELKTNGVI; encoded by the coding sequence ATGACCAGAGCCCTCGAAGGCGTTCGCGTGCTCGACATGACCCACGTCCAGTCGGGGCCGTCCGCCACCCAACTCCTGGCGTGGCTCGGCGCCGACGTGGTCAAGCTGGAGGCGCCGTCCGGCGACATCACGCGCAGGCAGCTGCGTGACATCCCCGACGTGGACAGCCTCTACTTCACGATGCTCAACTGCAACAAGCGCAGCATCACGCTCAACATGAAGACTCCCGAGGGCAAGGAGATCTTCACGGAGCTCGTCCGCCGCTCCGACGTCATGGTCGAGAACTTCGGGCCCGGCGCGGTCGACCGCATGGGCTTCACCTGGGAGCGGCTGCGGGAGCTCAACCCGCGGCTCATCTACGCCTCGATCAAGGGTTTCGGCCCCGGCAAGTACGCCTCCTACAAGGCGTACGAGGTGATCGCCCAGGCCATGGGCGGCTCGATGTCCACCACCGGGTTCGAGGACGGCCCGCCGCTGGCCACCGGCGCCCAGATCGGCGACTCCGGCACGGGCGTGCACGCCGTCGCCGGCATCCTCGCCGCGCTCTACCAGCGCGAGCGCACCGGCCGGGGGCAGCGCGTGCAGGTGGCCATGCAGCACGCGGTGCTCAACCTGTGCCGGGTCAAGCTCCGCGACCAGCAGCGCCTGGCGCACGGCCCGCTGGCGGAGTATCCGAACAAGAGCTTCGGGGACTCCGTGCCCCGCTCCGGAAACGCCTCCGGCGGCGGCCAGCCGGGCTGGGCGGTCCGCTGCGCCCCCGGCGGTCCCAACGACTACATCTACGTGATCGTCCAGCCGCAGGGGTGGGCCCCGCTGGCGCGCATCATCGGCCGCCCCGAGCTGGCCGACGACCCCGAGTGGGCCACGCCCGAGGCCCGCCTGCCCAAGCTGGACAAGATGTTCCAGCTCATCGAGGAGTGGAGCAGCACCCTCGGCAAATGGGAGGCCCTGGAGCGGCTCAACGCCGAGAACATCCCGTGCGGCCCGGTCCTGTCCACCAAGGAGCTCATCGAGGACGAGTCGCTCCGGGAGAACGGCATGATCGTCACCGTCGACCACCCCGAGCGGGGGCCCTTCACGACGGTGGGAAGCCCGCTGCAGCTCTCCGACTCGCCGGTGGAGATCACCCGGTCCCCGCTGCTCGGCGAGCACAACGAGCAGATCTACAGCGAAGAGCTCGGGATATCCCCCGAGCGCCTGGCCGAGCTCAAGACGAACGGGGTGATCTGA
- a CDS encoding acetate--CoA ligase family protein, giving the protein MTYDRTTVREILEKAKAEGRTALTAPEGKRICDAYGIATPGEGLAASADEAAALAAEIGFPVVLKIVSPDILHKTEAGGVLVGVASAEEARAGYERIVAAARAHDPDAAIDGVQVQRMVGGGREVIVGAVTDPTFGKVVAFGLGGVLVEVVRDVTFRLAPLSGDEARGMLDDIKAAEVLRGVRGADPVDREALADMIRRVGDLVGDFPEIAEVDLNPVFADADGATAADVRILLAQGPVQEPERIPRERILASMNRIFKPRSIAVIGASAESGKIGNSVMRNLINGGYRGHIYPINPKATEILGLPAYRSVRDVPGEIDVAIFAIPAAAVPAALEEVGAKGVAGAVMIPSGFAETGNVEGQQKIVEIARRHGVRMLGPNIYGYYYTPENLCATFCTPYDVKGGVALTSQSGGIGMAILGFSRTTKMGVSAIVGVGNKADVDEDDLLTFFGQDDNTRLIAMHMEDLKDGRGFVEAAREVVKRKPVIVLKAGRTAMGARAAGSHTGALAGDDRVYDDILRQAGVVRAPGLNEMLEYARALPLLPTPKGENVVIITGAGGSGVLLSDACVDNGLTLMDIPPDLDEAFRAHIPPFGAAGNPIDITGGEPPSTYEKTIRLGMSDPRIHALILGYWHTIVTPPMVFAELAARVVAECRAQGHDKPVVASLAGDTEVEAACEYLFDHGIVAYPYTTEKPVAVLGAKYRWARASGALNG; this is encoded by the coding sequence ATGACCTATGACCGGACCACGGTGCGGGAGATCCTGGAGAAGGCCAAGGCGGAGGGCCGTACGGCGCTCACCGCGCCCGAGGGCAAGCGGATCTGCGACGCCTACGGCATCGCCACGCCGGGCGAGGGCCTGGCCGCCTCCGCCGACGAGGCGGCGGCGCTGGCGGCCGAGATCGGCTTCCCCGTCGTCTTGAAGATCGTCTCGCCCGACATCCTGCACAAGACCGAGGCCGGCGGCGTGCTGGTCGGCGTGGCCTCGGCGGAGGAGGCGCGGGCGGGTTACGAGCGCATCGTGGCCGCCGCCCGCGCGCACGACCCCGACGCGGCGATCGACGGCGTCCAGGTGCAGCGGATGGTCGGCGGCGGCCGGGAAGTCATCGTCGGCGCCGTCACCGACCCCACCTTCGGCAAGGTCGTGGCCTTCGGGCTCGGCGGCGTGCTGGTCGAGGTGGTGCGCGATGTGACCTTCCGGCTGGCCCCGCTGTCGGGTGACGAAGCGCGCGGGATGCTCGACGACATCAAGGCGGCGGAGGTGCTGCGCGGGGTGCGCGGGGCCGATCCGGTCGACCGTGAGGCCCTCGCGGACATGATCCGCAGGGTGGGCGACCTGGTCGGCGACTTCCCGGAGATCGCCGAGGTCGACCTCAACCCCGTGTTCGCGGACGCCGACGGGGCCACCGCCGCCGACGTGCGCATCCTGCTCGCCCAAGGGCCCGTGCAGGAGCCGGAGCGGATACCGCGCGAGCGGATCCTCGCCTCGATGAACCGCATCTTCAAGCCGCGGTCCATCGCGGTGATCGGCGCGTCGGCCGAGAGCGGCAAGATCGGCAACTCGGTGATGCGCAACCTGATCAACGGCGGGTACCGGGGGCACATCTACCCGATCAATCCCAAGGCCACCGAGATCCTCGGCCTGCCCGCCTACCGCAGCGTCCGCGACGTGCCCGGCGAGATCGATGTCGCGATCTTCGCGATCCCCGCCGCGGCCGTGCCCGCGGCGCTGGAGGAGGTCGGCGCCAAGGGCGTCGCGGGGGCCGTGATGATCCCCTCAGGTTTCGCCGAGACGGGGAACGTCGAGGGACAGCAGAAGATCGTCGAGATCGCCCGCCGGCACGGCGTGCGCATGCTCGGCCCCAACATCTACGGCTACTACTACACGCCCGAGAACCTCTGCGCCACGTTCTGCACGCCGTACGACGTCAAGGGCGGCGTCGCGCTGACGTCGCAGAGCGGTGGCATCGGCATGGCGATCCTGGGGTTCAGCCGCACCACCAAGATGGGCGTGTCGGCGATCGTCGGCGTCGGCAACAAGGCCGACGTGGACGAGGACGACCTGCTCACCTTCTTCGGCCAGGACGACAACACCCGCCTGATCGCCATGCACATGGAGGATCTCAAGGACGGCCGAGGATTCGTCGAGGCGGCCCGCGAGGTCGTCAAACGCAAGCCGGTGATCGTGCTCAAAGCGGGCCGCACCGCCATGGGAGCCCGGGCCGCCGGTTCGCACACCGGTGCGCTGGCCGGGGACGACCGGGTCTACGACGACATCCTGCGCCAGGCGGGAGTGGTCCGCGCGCCCGGTCTCAACGAGATGCTGGAGTACGCCAGGGCCCTGCCCCTGCTGCCCACGCCCAAGGGCGAGAACGTCGTCATCATCACGGGGGCGGGCGGCTCGGGCGTCCTGCTCTCCGACGCCTGCGTCGACAACGGGCTCACCCTCATGGACATCCCGCCCGACCTCGATGAGGCGTTCCGCGCCCACATCCCGCCGTTCGGCGCGGCCGGCAACCCCATCGACATCACCGGCGGGGAGCCGCCCTCCACCTACGAGAAGACCATCCGCCTCGGCATGTCGGATCCCCGGATCCACGCGCTGATCCTGGGGTACTGGCACACGATCGTCACCCCGCCCATGGTCTTCGCCGAGCTGGCGGCCAGGGTCGTGGCGGAGTGCCGGGCCCAGGGCCACGACAAGCCGGTCGTGGCCTCGCTCGCCGGCGACACCGAGGTCGAGGCGGCCTGCGAGTACCTGTTCGACCACGGCATCGTCGCCTATCCGTACACCACCGAGAAGCCGGTAGCCGTCCTCGGCGCGAAATACCGCTGGGCCCGGGCGTCCGGCGCGCTGAACGGCTGA